The sequence CTATCGATGACTCTATATCAGTCTCTTCGATGGAAAATATGCCCGATTGATAGCGATACTCATCTCAGCAATCATCTTCTCATACGTACATATCCAGCTTCAGGATAACTATACGATATATTATCTGATCAATATGTTTCTGTTTGCATTGATTTTATCACTGCTTCGATTACGATACCAGAATATTATCTTTCTCGTCGGAGTACATGCTGCTTGGAATTTTTTCCTCATTCTTCTATCTCCTCTCTTCGGTGCTGAATCAGAGAGATATGCAGAGTTCACTCTCACAACTACTTTTGTATTGGTATGCACTCTCTTAGTGGAACTCTATTTATCTATCAGGAAGAAATAATTCTGAGTATATAGATACTGGTTCCCCCCAACAAGCCATAGATGAACTTGCAAAAGGGAAAATGATGGAGAAGGTGTTGAGAAGTTAAAAAGTCTTGAAAAACATAAGAAAAAGGTACAATAGAAATCTATATATTTTTATAATTTTTATTTACTATGGAGTGAACAAATATTCTAAAACCCTTTTTTATAACAAGTATATTAAATATTATTGTAACTTTTACTAGTTACAATATTTGGTGATTTGAGATAGCATTATTAATTACACTTATTTTATCAACAGGATTTATTATTATGGGAATTACATGACTTGAAAATACAATAGCTCAAACTCATAATAAGAATCACAAATAATAATGTCTGATGATACACCTACTCATATTCTTTTCGATGAAATCAACTGAAATATAATTTTATCACCAAATCTTACACCAATATTTGAATTTTTAATGAATATAGAAAAAGATATTGAATTTTTATTAAAGCAGGAAGAGCGTATCAGTATTATAAAAGATGAGCTAAATAAACTACTTAACTATACTAGAACTATTGCAAAAAAGGCTGAAGATAGTGGAATCAATCTACCTTCTCCAAAAGAGATTGATTTTGATTTACTCATAAGTCAATTTGAGTACAGAAAGCCCGCTATAGTATGAGAAATGCTAAGTTTATTTGCATTTCTTGAAACTATATATTGTCTACATATCGCATATAACTTGGAACTAGGTAGTAAGGAAGAACTCTTAGAACATACATTGAATACAAAAGAAAAAGAAAAGTTTATTGCGAAATTTTTACTCTCAACTGAAAATTGATACTTTAAGAAAAATAGTAAATTTCTCTGAAAAATTACACCGAAAAAGATGCGAAATTTTAGAAACTATTTAGTACATTTTTATTCTGTTTCTGAATGAATAGGAATAGTTCATAGAAATAATGCAAAGAGTGCAAGAAAAATCGAAGACAAGCTAAAATGAAGTCTTACTGTATTTATTTCTTCTCTTGATCTACAATCTTTATTAATTGAAGCCGTAAAAATACTGCTTAGAAATTGGAGTAAAGATTATTTAACTGATAGTAAGCTATTTAAAAAAAGGATTTACTTTGTCTCTAAAATTGTAGAAGAGAATGCATGAAAACAAATAATGGATAATCAAATAAACTTATAAAATGCATAACTCTCGCCTCTTCCCCCACATCCTCATCAACACCGCAATCGCTGGATTCACGAATATGCTGATCTGGTTTGCGATTACTTTCTGGCTCTATCTCGAGACACACTCGGTCTTCATTACAGGGATGCTTGGAGGGATATATCTAGTCCTCAATCTCTTCGGAGGTATCTGGTTCGGATCTCTCGTCGATCATCATCGCAAGAAGCCGATTATGCTCGTATCATCAGTCACTTCCCTCCTTTTCTATTCACTCGCATTCGGTATGCTCGCATATTTTCCTGAATCTGCATGGACTGATATGTGGAATCCTTGGCTGTGGCTCTTCATCTTCGTGACGATGCTCGGAGTGGTGGTGGGTAATATCCGTATGATAGCACTCTCGACTCTCGTGACCATCCTCATTCCAGAAGAGTGACGAGACAAGGCAAATGGGCAGATTGGAGCAGTGAATGGACTCGTATTCACGGTAGTATCGGTTTTCTCGGGACTGATTATCGGACGACTTGGGATGGATTGGGCAGTAGGCATTAGTATGACAGTGACACTCCTCGTGATACTCCATCTTCTCTCACTCTCATTTCCTCCTGAGTCATACCTCGATGATCGACATGAAGATGATAAGAAGATCGATCTGATAGGAACAATACGGATTATCGCAGGAATTTCTGGACTTTTTGCGATGATATTCTTTGCGATGTTCAACAACTTTCTCGGAGGAGTATTCATGTCACTGATGGACGCATACGGACTTTCTCTCGTATCGGTAGAAATCTGGGGAACGGTTCTTGCGATTACAAGTATCGGATTCATCGCCTGAGGAATGATCGTCGGAAAATACGGACTCGGAAGAAATCCCGTCAAAACCCTTCTCTTCGTCAACGCCATTATGTGGACTATCTGCATACTTTTCCCTGTTGTATCTTCTATCTGGCTCGTTGGAATCGGATTTTTCGGATTCATGATGCTCGGCCCTATCGCAGAATCTTCAGAACAAACTATTATGCAAAAGGTGGTTCCTCTCGAACGCCAGTGAAGAGTCTTTGGATTTGGACAATCGATGGAAAATATTGCTTCTCCTCTTACTGCATTTTTTGTTGGACCGCTCACACAATTCCTCGTGATTCCTTGGCTTGCCAGTCCTGTCGGAGATGAGATATTCGGTGGATGGTGGGGTACAACTCCCGATCGAGCAATGGCTCTTGTATTCGTTCTTGCAGGACTCGTTGGGCTCATTGTCACGATGATTGCATTTGGTACAAAAAGTTACAAAAACCTCTCGGAAACATTCGTGAAGTGATAAAAGAAACAGATGGGTAAAGTATTTCTTTGTATACATTTTTAGTACAAAAATTTGCTTTTGAAAAAAATCCTTTATACTGGTAGCAGTACATAAAAAAGCATTCATGTCCTTTCTTCGCTCTGTTTTCTTCTTCTACTACAATGGACTCAGAAACATGACCATCTTCGGAAGGAATTTGTGGAAGCTCGTGATTGTGAAGGTGATATTCCTCGTGATTATCGCCAATTTTTTGTTTCCTGATATTCTCAATGAACAATTCGATAATGACACAGATCGAGCAAATCATGTAGCTGAGAATCTTCTCAATCTCGGGAAGTAGCACCAAAATGTTTTTATTTCTT is a genomic window of Candidatus Gracilibacteria bacterium containing:
- a CDS encoding MFS transporter; its protein translation is MHNSRLFPHILINTAIAGFTNMLIWFAITFWLYLETHSVFITGMLGGIYLVLNLFGGIWFGSLVDHHRKKPIMLVSSVTSLLFYSLAFGMLAYFPESAWTDMWNPWLWLFIFVTMLGVVVGNIRMIALSTLVTILIPEEGRDKANGQIGAVNGLVFTVVSVFSGLIIGRLGMDWAVGISMTVTLLVILHLLSLSFPPESYLDDRHEDDKKIDLIGTIRIIAGISGLFAMIFFAMFNNFLGGVFMSLMDAYGLSLVSVEIWGTVLAITSIGFIAGGMIVGKYGLGRNPVKTLLFVNAIMWTICILFPVVSSIWLVGIGFFGFMMLGPIAESSEQTIMQKVVPLERQGRVFGFGQSMENIASPLTAFFVGPLTQFLVIPWLASPVGDEIFGGWWGTTPDRAMALVFVLAGLVGLIVTMIAFGTKSYKNLSETFVKG
- a CDS encoding DUF4492 domain-containing protein, giving the protein MSFLRSVFFFYYNGLRNMTIFGRNLWKLVIVKVIFLVIIANFLFPDILNEQFDNDTDRANHVAENLLNLGK